One genomic segment of Rivularia sp. PCC 7116 includes these proteins:
- a CDS encoding glycosyltransferase family 2 protein, whose amino-acid sequence MSIAVIIPTYRRSQDLARCLKALQNQTRLADEVIVVVRDTDTETWSFLKAFDCKNLALRTTTVTITGVVAAMNVGLDAADSDIVAFTDDDAAAHPDWLARLESHYLADELVGGVGGRDWVYHGTDLEDGNSGKVGQVSWFGRVIGNHHIGAGEAREVDVLKGVNMSFRRAAIQGWHFDERMKGTGAQVHFELAFSLKLKRAGWKLIYDPQVAVNHYPAKRFDEDRRNSFNQTAFANAVHNETVALLEYFSPFQKLAFLFWAVAVGTREAMGFIQWLRFLPSEGLLAGKKLLASWYGRWQGVQTVISEQ is encoded by the coding sequence ATGTCTATCGCGGTTATTATACCAACTTACCGACGCAGCCAGGACTTGGCTCGCTGCTTAAAAGCGTTGCAAAATCAAACTCGACTGGCTGATGAGGTCATAGTGGTAGTCCGCGATACGGATACTGAAACTTGGTCATTTCTGAAAGCCTTTGACTGCAAAAACTTAGCATTACGTACTACCACAGTAACTATAACCGGAGTGGTTGCAGCCATGAATGTTGGGCTTGATGCAGCCGATTCAGATATTGTTGCTTTTACAGATGATGATGCAGCAGCTCATCCCGATTGGTTGGCACGTCTGGAAAGTCATTATCTTGCAGACGAGCTTGTCGGTGGAGTTGGCGGAAGGGATTGGGTTTATCACGGTACGGATTTAGAAGATGGGAATTCGGGAAAGGTAGGTCAAGTTAGTTGGTTTGGTAGAGTCATCGGCAACCATCATATAGGTGCTGGTGAAGCGCGGGAAGTTGACGTACTCAAAGGAGTAAACATGAGCTTTCGACGCGCTGCTATCCAAGGCTGGCACTTTGACGAACGCATGAAAGGTACCGGCGCTCAAGTTCATTTTGAATTAGCTTTTTCTCTAAAATTAAAGCGGGCTGGTTGGAAGTTAATTTACGATCCCCAAGTAGCGGTTAACCATTATCCAGCAAAGCGTTTTGATGAAGATCGTCGCAATAGTTTTAATCAAACTGCCTTTGCAAATGCCGTACACAACGAAACTGTAGCTTTATTAGAATACTTTTCACCATTTCAAAAACTAGCATTTTTATTCTGGGCTGTAGCAGTAGGAACCCGCGAAGCAATGGGTTTCATTCAATGGTTGAGATTTCTTCCCTCCGAAGGTTTGTTAGCCGGTAAAAAGCTACTCGCATCTTGGTATGGACGCTGGCAAGGGGTGCAGACAGTTATCAGTGAGCAGTGA
- a CDS encoding glycosyltransferase family 4 protein, whose amino-acid sequence MKLCIVSHSLVKGDGQGRVNYEVACEAIRRGHHVTVLASEIAPDLEKHHHINWVPISVKGLSTELIRNIMFAFKSTNWLKKHHNQCDIIKANGAITWANSDVNAVHFVHNSWLKFSTLEATPSANIITLNPRIYLYKFYQWLYTKLNARWEKQAFDNTKTVVAVSDKVAEDLREIGVPEQAIRVIINGVDIEEFSPENPGDRQTWDLPDGVPLAMFAGDIRIARKNLDTVLKALVEVPNLHLAVVGVTDGSPYPQLAKSLGLSDRVHFLGFRRDIPALMKVVDFFVFPSRYEPFGLVVIEAMATGLPVITASCTGSAPLITPEAGIVLPDPDDRSALAAAMQKLSENPDLRTKMGGTAREIALQHTWKEMAQKYVDLFEEMK is encoded by the coding sequence GTGAAGCTTTGCATTGTTAGTCACAGTTTGGTTAAAGGTGATGGTCAGGGAAGGGTTAACTATGAAGTTGCTTGCGAAGCAATTCGTCGCGGGCATCATGTAACCGTATTAGCAAGTGAAATTGCTCCAGATTTAGAAAAACATCATCATATTAATTGGGTTCCCATTTCTGTAAAAGGTTTATCAACAGAATTGATCCGGAACATCATGTTTGCTTTTAAAAGCACGAATTGGCTGAAAAAACATCATAATCAATGCGACATAATTAAAGCAAATGGTGCTATCACCTGGGCAAATTCAGATGTAAATGCAGTACATTTTGTTCATAATTCTTGGTTAAAGTTTTCGACCTTAGAAGCTACGCCTTCTGCCAACATAATTACTCTTAATCCGCGTATTTATTTATATAAATTTTATCAGTGGCTATATACGAAGCTCAACGCACGTTGGGAAAAACAAGCTTTCGACAACACAAAAACAGTAGTTGCAGTTTCCGATAAAGTAGCTGAAGATTTACGAGAAATCGGCGTGCCCGAACAAGCAATTCGAGTAATTATTAATGGGGTAGATATCGAAGAATTTTCACCGGAAAATCCAGGCGATCGCCAAACATGGGATTTACCTGATGGCGTTCCCTTAGCAATGTTTGCTGGAGACATCAGAATAGCGCGCAAAAATTTAGATACGGTGCTAAAGGCATTAGTAGAGGTTCCGAATTTGCATTTAGCAGTGGTAGGTGTAACTGATGGTAGTCCCTATCCACAATTAGCTAAATCTTTGGGTTTAAGCGACAGAGTGCATTTTCTAGGATTTCGACGAGATATTCCGGCTTTAATGAAAGTTGTCGATTTCTTCGTATTTCCTTCACGCTACGAGCCTTTCGGTTTGGTAGTTATAGAAGCAATGGCGACAGGACTACCTGTAATTACCGCAAGCTGTACCGGCTCTGCTCCCTTGATTACTCCAGAAGCTGGAATAGTACTGCCAGATCCAGACGATAGAAGCGCTTTAGCAGCAGCGATGCAAAAATTAAGCGAAAACCCAGATTTAAGAACTAAAATGGGCGGCACTGCTAGAGAAATTGCTTTACAACATACCTGGAAGGAAATGGCACAAAAATATGTCGATTTATTTGAGGAGATGAAGTAA
- a CDS encoding glycosyltransferase family 2 protein, whose translation MRIAACITTRNRSQQLDYCLKALWNSTVKPHTVVVSDDSQDIEVQQANQEVVKRYPGTTYITGPKRGVCANRNNAVNATSALETDFVAFVDDDICVEPNFIANAVNRYSQIPSDQRKYTILTGASTGTQGERLLPSKLSFRGYFCATEGTPETVVIHAALFPRQFFSQEQWDEDIFFGYEDAELCLRAIKHGYKIVSCPELQVNIKSTESVLDAPGIGRVSNYELHIEAARLYIGIKRYKNLFPNPMKLLAFLAIYFVHMSGYLLKRGAIQAWPEIIRRSRINLLWQQKNIAPTEAVSSAMIS comes from the coding sequence ATGCGAATCGCTGCTTGTATTACAACTAGAAATCGTTCCCAGCAACTCGATTATTGTTTGAAAGCTTTGTGGAATTCTACAGTTAAACCGCATACTGTGGTTGTTTCTGATGATTCACAAGATATTGAGGTACAGCAAGCTAATCAAGAAGTTGTTAAACGATATCCTGGTACAACTTATATTACCGGCCCCAAACGCGGTGTTTGCGCCAATCGCAATAATGCGGTAAACGCAACTTCGGCTTTAGAAACAGACTTTGTCGCTTTTGTTGATGATGATATTTGTGTCGAACCTAATTTTATTGCGAATGCAGTAAATAGATATTCTCAGATACCAAGCGACCAAAGAAAATATACTATTCTTACCGGTGCTAGTACTGGTACTCAAGGAGAAAGACTGCTACCTTCTAAACTTTCTTTCCGAGGATACTTTTGCGCTACCGAAGGTACCCCGGAAACTGTAGTAATTCATGCTGCATTATTTCCGAGACAGTTTTTCTCTCAAGAGCAGTGGGATGAAGACATCTTTTTTGGTTATGAAGATGCAGAACTTTGCTTGCGAGCGATTAAGCACGGTTACAAAATCGTATCTTGCCCCGAGTTACAGGTAAATATAAAAAGTACCGAGAGCGTGCTTGATGCACCTGGTATCGGCAGAGTGAGTAATTATGAATTGCATATAGAAGCAGCTAGGCTTTATATAGGTATTAAAAGGTATAAAAACTTGTTCCCCAATCCGATGAAGCTGCTTGCATTTTTAGCGATATATTTCGTTCATATGAGTGGATATTTACTAAAGCGAGGAGCTATCCAAGCTTGGCCGGAAATTATTCGTCGTTCTCGCATTAATCTATTGTGGCAGCAGAAAAATATTGCTCCCACAGAAGCAGTTTCTTCTGCAATGATTTCTTAA
- a CDS encoding glycosyltransferase family 2 protein: MAQINQPLVSIITPTYNRPEYLKVALTSAVRQTYQNIEVIVSDNCSPQNPESIIESFEDSRIRFFRNQSNLGMFANTMNAFKKARGKYVACLLDDDIWEEDFLAKLVPALEKNADLALAFCDHYVVKADGAIDVAATQKCSDFYKRANLKEGTYQPFYKLSLVDRAVSSATAAVIRNEIIDWDSIPQEVGGSWDIYLNYLCCRSGLGAYYYPAKLTRYREHEQTETMQSGRRNFQAKIRKAKADLFCYEQFMEDEQLQELYPYFQKKWGEVSTNLGIGLMRGENLTEARIRFWDSLKRHFSLRTTVALILSFTPPKIAAKF, from the coding sequence ATGGCACAAATAAATCAACCTTTAGTTAGTATTATAACTCCTACTTATAATCGTCCCGAATATTTGAAAGTAGCGCTAACAAGTGCTGTTAGACAAACATATCAAAATATTGAAGTTATTGTTTCCGATAATTGCAGTCCTCAGAATCCCGAGTCAATCATTGAGTCTTTTGAAGATTCAAGAATTCGCTTCTTTCGCAATCAAAGCAATTTGGGAATGTTTGCGAATACGATGAATGCTTTTAAAAAGGCGCGTGGTAAATATGTTGCTTGTCTGCTAGATGATGATATATGGGAAGAAGACTTTTTAGCTAAACTCGTACCTGCATTGGAAAAGAATGCTGATTTAGCTTTGGCTTTTTGCGACCATTATGTGGTTAAAGCAGACGGTGCGATTGATGTGGCTGCAACTCAAAAGTGTTCGGATTTTTATAAGCGCGCAAATTTAAAAGAAGGTACTTATCAACCTTTTTATAAATTGAGCTTGGTAGATAGAGCTGTTTCTAGTGCGACTGCGGCTGTAATTCGCAACGAGATTATCGATTGGGATAGCATTCCCCAAGAAGTAGGTGGTTCGTGGGATATCTATCTGAATTATTTGTGTTGCCGTTCTGGTTTGGGAGCTTATTATTATCCTGCAAAATTAACTCGATATCGGGAACACGAACAAACGGAAACCATGCAAAGTGGTAGACGCAATTTCCAAGCGAAAATCCGTAAAGCGAAAGCCGACTTGTTCTGCTACGAGCAGTTTATGGAAGACGAGCAACTACAGGAACTTTATCCTTATTTTCAAAAAAAATGGGGTGAGGTAAGTACAAATTTAGGAATCGGCTTAATGCGGGGTGAAAATTTAACAGAAGCTCGTATTCGCTTTTGGGATTCATTAAAGAGACACTTTAGCTTGCGGACAACTGTCGCACTCATATTGAGCTTTACTCCACCTAAAATTGCAGCCAAATTTTAG
- a CDS encoding glycosyltransferase: MNRLHPYRPSILPVEQDVKRPLWSVMIPTYNCAEYLRYTLKSVLAQDPGADKMQIVVVDNNSTEDNPATVVEELGAGRVEFYQQSSNVGLMNNFQTCFELSRGKLIHLLCSDDSVREGFYEKMAQPFEKHPEVGAAFCRSILIDKHNQWKGLSDFEMPHSGILPKSWLHRIAELCCISVPSVAVVRREVYENLGGFDRRCGISADWEMWVRIFAHYPMWFEAEPLAMWRVHLQSANNVNAKSDVFIQENYNTVETILKSYFSETEANKKLAQTAKQNCAFLALESADSLIKKGDIPRGVLQIKTALSYSKSPKVVRSASRIILWNRTISILRKMVKSGGYRTTL, from the coding sequence ATGAATCGTTTACATCCTTATCGTCCAAGCATTTTACCGGTTGAACAAGACGTAAAACGTCCGCTGTGGTCTGTAATGATTCCAACCTATAACTGTGCTGAATATCTACGGTATACATTGAAGAGTGTATTGGCACAAGATCCAGGTGCGGACAAGATGCAAATCGTAGTTGTTGATAATAACTCTACAGAAGACAATCCGGCTACAGTTGTAGAAGAATTAGGCGCTGGTCGTGTAGAATTTTACCAGCAGTCAAGTAATGTAGGCTTGATGAATAATTTTCAAACCTGCTTTGAATTGTCGCGGGGAAAGTTGATTCATCTACTCTGTAGTGACGATTCTGTTAGAGAGGGATTTTATGAAAAAATGGCGCAGCCTTTCGAGAAACACCCAGAAGTTGGCGCTGCTTTTTGTCGCAGTATCTTGATTGATAAACACAATCAGTGGAAAGGTTTATCGGATTTTGAAATGCCTCATAGCGGTATTTTACCTAAAAGCTGGCTGCATAGAATTGCCGAACTTTGCTGTATTTCCGTACCTTCGGTGGCAGTAGTACGACGTGAAGTTTATGAAAACTTGGGAGGATTCGATAGACGCTGCGGTATCAGTGCGGATTGGGAGATGTGGGTGAGAATATTTGCCCATTATCCAATGTGGTTTGAAGCTGAACCTTTGGCTATGTGGCGAGTGCATTTACAATCTGCTAACAACGTTAATGCTAAAAGTGATGTTTTTATTCAGGAAAATTATAATACCGTAGAAACTATTTTGAAATCTTATTTTTCTGAAACAGAAGCAAATAAAAAGCTGGCTCAAACAGCGAAACAAAATTGTGCGTTTCTGGCTTTAGAATCGGCAGATTCTTTAATCAAAAAAGGCGATATACCTAGAGGGGTGCTGCAAATAAAAACGGCGTTAAGTTATAGCAAATCTCCGAAAGTAGTAAGGTCAGCAAGTCGGATAATTTTGTGGAATAGAACGATTAGCATTCTGAGAAAAATGGTAAAATCTGGCGGATATCGGACAACTCTCTAG
- the hepA gene encoding heterocyst formation ABC transporter subunit HepA, translating to MHSKIYQPLGNLLKATKFWRNNYLVLREFKYFRKVTVFALVFSILAAAFEGFSIGFLLTFLQSMTAGADAEPIQTGIAWFDIWILGIKASATSRLYRISILILLSTWLRSAFNYFSAIYTESAQLHLADRLRKRMFEHLQALPLSYFVKTRSGELINTITTEIERLKQGFGGAAFVITRGMAVTVYFLSMFLISWELSLISMLLFILLGVGLSTLNARVRESSFGISNANGLFHSTATEFINGIRTVHASGTQDFERQRFYNVSSNLLNASIKVARAWTLVKPIAEAIATTVLIGLIILSFAKFTLPVASLLTFFFVLIRVVPAIQDINGTIAFLSTLNGSLDNVKNLLESNHQAYFQNGSVEFKHLKRSVDIVSVDFGYEPSNLVLHNITLTIEKGKTTALVGASGAGKTTLADLIPRFYDPTQGHIYVDGVDLKELDVYSLRKNMAVVSQDTFIFNTSVWNNIAYGTLNATEAEIKEAARLANALEFIEDMPQGFDTQLGDRGVRLSGGQRQRIAIARALLRDPQILILDEATSALDSVSERLIQESLEKLSVGRTVIAIAHRLSTIAKADKVVVLEGGYIVEQGKYQDLLQQRGKLWKYHQIQNEVGQTS from the coding sequence ATGCATTCAAAAATATATCAGCCATTAGGCAATTTGCTCAAAGCTACTAAATTTTGGCGAAACAACTATTTGGTACTGCGAGAATTTAAATATTTTCGCAAAGTTACCGTCTTTGCTTTGGTTTTTTCGATATTAGCAGCTGCTTTTGAAGGCTTTAGTATTGGTTTTCTACTTACTTTTTTACAAAGTATGACAGCTGGAGCCGATGCAGAACCCATACAGACTGGTATTGCTTGGTTTGATATCTGGATATTGGGAATTAAAGCTTCTGCAACAAGTCGCTTATATAGAATATCAATACTGATTCTATTGAGTACTTGGCTGCGTTCTGCATTCAATTACTTCAGTGCAATCTATACAGAATCGGCACAGCTGCATCTCGCAGACCGTTTGCGTAAACGGATGTTTGAACATTTACAAGCATTACCACTGAGCTATTTTGTTAAAACTCGTTCTGGGGAACTTATAAATACAATTACCACCGAAATTGAAAGGTTGAAGCAAGGGTTCGGTGGTGCTGCCTTTGTAATCACTAGAGGAATGGCAGTTACGGTTTATTTTCTCTCGATGTTTTTGATATCGTGGGAACTTTCATTGATTTCTATGTTGCTGTTTATACTGCTCGGTGTTGGACTTTCGACGCTTAATGCTCGCGTTAGAGAATCAAGCTTTGGAATTTCTAACGCGAACGGACTTTTTCATTCAACAGCCACAGAGTTTATTAACGGTATTCGGACAGTTCATGCATCGGGTACGCAAGATTTTGAGCGCCAGCGTTTTTATAACGTTAGCAGTAATTTACTTAATGCTTCCATAAAAGTTGCCAGAGCTTGGACTTTGGTTAAACCAATAGCAGAAGCTATTGCGACTACCGTTCTGATCGGTTTAATTATTCTTTCGTTTGCCAAGTTTACTTTACCAGTAGCGTCTTTACTAACATTCTTCTTTGTTCTGATTCGTGTTGTACCAGCAATTCAGGATATTAATGGCACAATAGCCTTTCTCAGTACTTTGAACGGTTCTTTAGATAATGTGAAGAATTTGTTAGAAAGCAATCATCAAGCTTACTTTCAAAATGGTTCCGTCGAGTTTAAGCATTTAAAGCGCTCTGTTGACATAGTATCTGTTGATTTTGGATACGAACCAAGTAATTTAGTGCTGCATAACATCACCCTTACTATTGAGAAAGGAAAAACAACTGCTTTGGTGGGAGCATCAGGGGCTGGGAAAACGACTTTAGCAGATTTGATTCCTCGGTTTTACGATCCAACACAAGGACATATTTATGTTGATGGAGTCGATTTGAAAGAGCTTGATGTTTATTCGCTGCGAAAAAACATGGCTGTAGTCAGTCAAGATACCTTTATCTTTAATACATCAGTTTGGAATAACATTGCTTACGGTACCCTCAATGCAACTGAAGCAGAAATTAAAGAAGCTGCTCGCCTTGCAAATGCCTTAGAATTCATCGAAGATATGCCTCAAGGTTTCGATACTCAACTTGGCGATCGCGGAGTTAGATTATCGGGGGGGCAGAGGCAGCGAATAGCTATAGCGCGTGCATTACTTCGCGATCCTCAGATTTTGATTTTGGATGAAGCCACTAGTGCTTTGGATTCTGTATCCGAACGTTTAATTCAGGAGTCTTTAGAAAAACTATCTGTAGGTAGAACAGTTATTGCTATTGCTCATAGACTTTCTACAATTGCTAAAGCTGATAAAGTAGTTGTGCTGGAGGGAGGATATATTGTAGAGCAAGGAAAATATCAAGACTTATTACAGCAACGGGGTAAGTTATGGAAATATCACCAAATACAGAATGAAGTTGGGCAAACAAGTTAA
- the hepC gene encoding heterocyst development glycosyltransferase HepC: MKTSILPTLNNSCSVAEPNSSTYCTLQWRRNQLLVKPVGTVKQPHMPLLDNYESLRECLEHSSVKLVRIDPKLGEEKVQLWADAAKSASKAIYLRIGTVRKQSKYSSDLLWWLKRVSEWAIANVILLAISPLMLLLAVLMKIEVQAPLFERSWYVGERGRLFQLIKFRTTSVNTDEQKTTQIGSWMLKYGLNNLPQLLNVIRGEIGLFGSRCWTLEDAVRLTPETQKQLSNLPGMVGSWEVEAEESNILHLDSQIS, from the coding sequence ATGAAAACCTCAATACTTCCTACTTTAAACAATAGCTGTAGTGTAGCCGAACCTAATAGCTCTACTTACTGCACCCTTCAATGGCGGCGTAATCAATTATTAGTAAAACCTGTAGGTACGGTAAAGCAGCCTCATATGCCCTTATTAGATAATTATGAATCTTTGAGAGAGTGCTTAGAGCATTCTTCCGTAAAGCTAGTTCGTATAGATCCCAAGCTAGGAGAAGAAAAAGTACAGCTTTGGGCAGATGCTGCTAAATCTGCTTCTAAAGCAATTTATTTACGTATCGGCACAGTTCGCAAACAATCAAAATACAGCAGCGACTTATTGTGGTGGCTCAAGCGTGTAAGTGAGTGGGCGATCGCAAATGTGATTCTGCTTGCAATCAGCCCTCTAATGCTACTATTGGCAGTATTAATGAAAATCGAAGTTCAAGCACCATTGTTTGAACGTTCTTGGTACGTTGGTGAAAGAGGTCGATTATTTCAGTTAATCAAATTTCGTACAACATCTGTAAACACAGACGAACAAAAAACTACACAGATCGGAAGTTGGATGCTGAAGTACGGTTTAAATAATTTACCGCAGTTGTTAAATGTGATTCGTGGCGAAATAGGTTTGTTCGGTTCCCGCTGCTGGACTTTGGAAGATGCTGTTAGGTTAACTCCAGAAACACAGAAGCAATTAAGTAATTTGCCGGGAATGGTTGGTTCGTGGGAAGTAGAAGCAGAAGAATCGAATATATTACATTTGGATAGTCAAATATCGTAG
- a CDS encoding polysaccharide biosynthesis tyrosine autokinase: MMQTSLSPHVNPAADSEPGYGQLFAVLIRRFPWFLIVFLASVGAGYYVYRKTPPTYKSSMELLVEPNYQGKAQGTGQENIKFIESTVEIDTATQLNLMGSSSLIKQAVEKLKPEYPQITVKEIKGALSLKQLRSKDDNIATKIFQVEYTDTDDLKTQRVLESIREVYLNYNKEQQKKRLKSGLKVIRAQKKKVTDELNQAESQLLIFRKSQNLTDPQTQAQAYETALNNIQQERRTTHNQYKEAEARLSSLQKQLKRTPQKALVSSRLSQSNRYQSLLNEIQKTELAIAQANLRFTANHPDVLKLKEQLAEQKQLLKQEVGRALGGSNIDASSVNTGELLSQGQLSQTDLNLASTLVETQTNLFALAARDQSLAQKEQLLREDLKKFPTLLAQYNRLQPQVQRSRDRLQELLKAEQELEQELDKGGFNWEVVEEPQEGDRLGPNLQQNLMLGGVVGLMLGGIAAFAREAGDDAVRTTAELEKQVAIPLLGTTPKLPSAKSKDSVFKLPFGKPEVLAPWTIQVLQSPPRWESLDLIYKNIELLNSVSAFKSLMITSALPDEGKSALALGLAMSAARLHKKVLLIDANLRDPSVHKHLNLPNDQGLSTLLTSDVALPNQITLQSSGSSYIDILTAGPVPEDPANLLSSPRMEELMSAFEENYDLVILDASAVLGLVDALLTASNCRGAIMVASIGGVTRTQLAQATAMLGKLNLLGVVANGVSKTGYSYVPNVKQQQLALKGAVEE; encoded by the coding sequence GTGATGCAAACCAGTCTAAGTCCCCATGTCAATCCAGCTGCTGATTCAGAACCGGGTTACGGGCAGCTGTTTGCGGTATTAATTCGGCGATTTCCTTGGTTTTTGATAGTATTTTTGGCTTCAGTAGGTGCGGGTTATTATGTCTATCGAAAAACACCGCCTACTTATAAAAGTTCAATGGAACTGTTGGTAGAGCCAAATTATCAAGGAAAAGCACAAGGAACGGGACAAGAAAATATCAAGTTTATCGAGTCTACCGTGGAGATAGATACTGCTACCCAATTGAACTTAATGGGTAGCTCTTCACTTATAAAACAAGCCGTTGAAAAACTTAAGCCCGAATACCCGCAAATTACTGTAAAAGAGATAAAAGGTGCTTTGTCCTTAAAGCAATTAAGGTCAAAAGATGATAACATTGCAACTAAAATCTTTCAAGTTGAGTATACAGATACAGACGATTTAAAAACTCAAAGAGTATTAGAATCTATACGGGAAGTTTATCTTAATTACAACAAAGAACAACAGAAAAAGCGTTTAAAAAGCGGTCTAAAAGTCATCAGGGCGCAGAAGAAAAAGGTCACAGACGAGTTGAATCAAGCTGAATCTCAGCTGCTAATTTTTCGTAAGTCTCAGAATTTGACAGACCCCCAAACACAAGCTCAAGCTTATGAAACTGCTTTAAATAACATTCAACAGGAACGACGCACAACCCATAATCAATATAAAGAAGCAGAAGCAAGGCTCTCATCTTTACAAAAACAATTAAAACGTACTCCTCAAAAAGCACTCGTTTCTTCTCGCTTGAGTCAGTCAAATCGCTACCAATCCTTACTCAATGAAATTCAAAAAACTGAATTGGCGATCGCTCAAGCAAATTTACGTTTCACGGCAAATCACCCCGACGTTTTGAAGCTTAAAGAACAGCTAGCAGAACAAAAGCAGCTGCTAAAGCAAGAAGTAGGAAGAGCTTTGGGAGGAAGTAACATTGATGCAAGTAGCGTAAATACTGGTGAATTGCTCAGCCAAGGACAGCTTTCTCAAACAGACCTTAATCTTGCTAGCACCCTAGTAGAAACCCAAACAAACCTGTTTGCTTTAGCCGCAAGAGACCAAAGTTTGGCGCAGAAAGAACAACTGCTACGGGAAGACTTGAAAAAATTTCCCACTTTATTAGCTCAATACAATCGATTGCAGCCCCAGGTACAACGTAGCCGCGACCGCTTGCAAGAACTTCTAAAAGCAGAGCAAGAATTAGAGCAAGAACTAGACAAAGGCGGATTTAACTGGGAAGTAGTCGAAGAACCCCAAGAAGGAGATCGTTTAGGTCCTAACCTGCAACAAAACCTGATGCTAGGTGGAGTAGTTGGTTTAATGTTGGGGGGAATAGCAGCCTTTGCTCGGGAAGCAGGGGATGATGCGGTTCGCACTACCGCTGAATTAGAAAAACAAGTTGCCATCCCGCTCTTAGGAACTACTCCTAAGCTACCTTCTGCAAAATCTAAAGATTCGGTATTTAAACTACCTTTTGGAAAGCCAGAAGTTCTTGCTCCTTGGACGATTCAGGTTTTACAATCGCCACCGCGCTGGGAATCTCTTGACCTAATTTACAAAAATATAGAATTACTCAATTCTGTTTCAGCCTTTAAATCTTTAATGATAACTTCGGCATTGCCCGATGAAGGTAAATCAGCTTTGGCTCTAGGTTTAGCCATGAGTGCTGCTCGATTGCATAAAAAGGTACTATTAATTGATGCTAATTTACGCGACCCCAGCGTACACAAGCATCTAAATCTTCCTAACGACCAAGGACTTTCGACTCTGCTGACAAGTGATGTCGCTTTACCCAACCAGATAACCCTTCAATCTTCCGGTTCATCTTATATAGATATTTTGACCGCAGGACCAGTTCCAGAAGATCCTGCCAATCTATTAAGCTCACCTCGTATGGAAGAGCTAATGAGCGCATTTGAAGAAAACTACGACTTGGTTATCCTGGATGCTTCTGCAGTTCTTGGTTTGGTAGATGCTTTGCTTACAGCATCAAATTGTCGTGGTGCGATCATGGTAGCAAGTATTGGAGGAGTAACTCGCACCCAACTAGCACAAGCTACAGCTATGCTGGGTAAATTAAATTTACTTGGGGTGGTTGCAAATGGAGTCTCAAAAACTGGTTATAGCTATGTCCCCAATGTCAAGCAACAGCAATTAGCTTTGAAGGGAGCGGTAGAAGAATAG